The following proteins are encoded in a genomic region of Canis lupus familiaris isolate Mischka breed German Shepherd chromosome 6, alternate assembly UU_Cfam_GSD_1.0, whole genome shotgun sequence:
- the FKBP6 gene encoding inactive peptidyl-prolyl cis-trans isomerase FKBP6 isoform X1, which yields MGGSTRSPRVLQGDNASGQSPYERLSRRMLDISGDRGVLKDVIREGAGELVTPDASVLVKYSGYLEHMDKPFDSNCFRKTPRLMKLGEDITLWGMELGLLSMRRGELARFLFKPTYAYGTLGCPPLIPPNTTVLFEIELLDFLDSAESDKFCALSAEQQDQFPLQKVLKVAATEREFGNYLFRQNRFYDAKVRYKRALLLLHRRSAPPEEQHLVEAAKLLVLLNLSFTYLRLERPTTALRYGEQALLIDQKNAKALFRCGQACLFMTEYEKARDFLVRAQKEQPFNHDINNELKKLASYYRDYTDKEKEMCHRMFTPNDNGSTVGEN from the exons atgggggggagCACGCGGAGCCCAAGGGTCCTGCAAGGGGACAACGCTTCCGGCCAG TCACCGTATGAGAGGTTAAGTCGGAGGATGCTGGACATTTCGGGGGACCGGGGCGTGCTGAAGGACGTCATCCGAGAGGGTGCTGGAGAGCTGGTGACCCCGGACGCTTCCGTGCTAG TGAAATATTCTGGATATCTGGAGCACATGGATAAGCCTTTTGATTCTAATTGCTTTAGGAAAACCCCCCGGCTGATGAAACTTGGAGAGG ATATTACCCTCTGGGGCATGGAGTTGGGCCTTCTAAGCATGCGGAGAGGAGAGCTGGCCAGGTTTCTGTTCAAACCAACCTATGCCTATGGAAcgctgggctgccctcccttgaTCCCCCCAAACACCACTGTCCTATTCGAGATTGAGCTGCTTGACTTCCTGGACTCTGCTGAGTCAGACAAGTTTTGTGCCCTTTCAGCT GAGCAACAAGATCAATTTCCACTTCAGAAGGTCCTAAAAGTGGCAGCTACTGAACGGGAGTTTGGCAACTACCTTTTCCGCCAAAATCGTTTCTATGATGCCAAAGTGAGATATAAACGG GCCTTGTTGCTTCTTCACCGACGATCAGCTCCTCCTGAAGAGCAGCACCTGGTGGAAGCAGCTAAGCTTCTTGTTCTCCTTAACCTATCCTTTACATACCTGAGGCTGGAGAGACCCACCACGGCTCTGCGCTATGGAGAACAGGCTCTGCTCATTGACCAGAAGAATGCTAAGGCCCTCTTCCGGTGTGGACAG GCCTGTCTTTTCATGACTGAGTATGAGAAGGCCCGAGATTTTCTAGTGCGAGCCCAGAAGGAACAACCCTTCAATCATGATATCAATAATGAACTGAAGAAACTGGCTAG TTACTACAGGGACtacacagataaagaaaaagaaatgtgtcacCGAATGTTCACTCCTAATGATAACGGCTCTACAGTAGGAGAAAATTGA